The Haladaptatus cibarius D43 genome window below encodes:
- a CDS encoding HalOD1 output domain-containing protein — translation MDRTSYRLEDDERPSTAVINAIADYEGLSPDEIRPQLYDAVDPDALDSLFQPRVDGKFRRGGRAVFTYRGYRITYESDGWIHVHDNQSAASGTSEHTPADE, via the coding sequence ATGGACCGAACTTCCTACCGCTTGGAGGACGATGAACGCCCAAGCACTGCCGTCATCAATGCGATTGCAGACTACGAAGGTTTGTCGCCGGACGAAATCCGTCCGCAACTGTACGACGCCGTAGACCCGGATGCACTGGATTCGCTGTTCCAACCGCGAGTCGATGGTAAGTTCAGACGCGGCGGAAGGGCTGTCTTCACGTACCGAGGCTATCGAATCACCTACGAGAGTGATGGGTGGATACACGTACACGACAATCAGAGCGCCGCTTCGGGAACCTCCGAACACACTCCTGCTGACGAATAG
- a CDS encoding Lrp/AsnC family transcriptional regulator, with protein MSKDSLDDVDRGILHLLQKDARNTTTTEIGEAVGVSASTVGNRLQRLEDEDIIKGYHPQIDYHNAEFPLRVLFICTAAIPRREELSERALSVDGVVNVKEIMAGVENVHVEAVAPTREEVTAVGKTLDEIGLDVVNEVLVKDERVQPFDHFGQDEVSE; from the coding sequence ATGAGCAAGGATTCACTCGATGACGTTGACCGCGGCATTCTGCACCTGCTTCAAAAAGACGCGCGTAACACGACCACGACCGAAATTGGCGAAGCGGTCGGCGTCTCGGCCAGCACGGTCGGCAATCGGCTGCAGCGACTCGAAGACGAAGACATCATCAAGGGGTATCACCCGCAAATTGACTATCACAACGCCGAGTTCCCACTTCGTGTCCTCTTCATCTGTACCGCGGCGATACCCCGCCGCGAGGAACTTTCGGAACGCGCGCTCTCCGTAGATGGCGTGGTAAACGTTAAGGAGATTATGGCTGGTGTCGAGAACGTTCACGTCGAAGCGGTTGCGCCGACTCGTGAGGAAGTCACGGCCGTCGGAAAGACGCTCGACGAAATCGGATTGGATGTGGTCAACGAAGTGCTCGTGAAAGACGAACGTGTACAACCGTTCGACCATTTCGGTCAGGACGAAGTCTCCGAGTGA
- a CDS encoding rhomboid family intramembrane serine protease, with translation MRLSRSPTIQTLIVFCIVYVLQSVIRLVSPALMVSLFALSPPVAVHPWTLPLSVYSHVSLGHLLSNAIALVFAGVLIERVTTKFRFHAYFLTVGIVAGVAQIWIGGLFSADPIGVLGASGAVFGLFGYLIAGNPVADAVFGRLHLSRRAQIAVVFGLALLATLMTASPGVALIAHFTGFAVGLIAGRLHILRVETQATSNDRAVQ, from the coding sequence ATGCGTCTTTCGCGCTCTCCTACGATACAGACGCTCATCGTTTTCTGTATCGTGTACGTCCTCCAGTCGGTGATTCGGCTCGTCAGTCCTGCATTGATGGTGAGCCTGTTCGCACTCTCTCCACCGGTGGCCGTGCATCCGTGGACGCTCCCACTGAGCGTCTACTCCCACGTCAGCCTTGGGCATCTGCTTTCCAATGCGATTGCCCTAGTGTTCGCTGGCGTCCTCATTGAGCGCGTGACGACGAAATTCCGATTCCACGCCTACTTCCTGACGGTCGGAATCGTGGCGGGCGTGGCACAGATTTGGATTGGTGGGCTGTTCTCTGCGGATCCTATCGGCGTCCTCGGAGCCAGTGGCGCGGTATTCGGCCTCTTTGGCTATCTCATCGCCGGAAATCCGGTGGCGGATGCAGTGTTCGGAAGGCTGCACCTCTCACGGCGTGCGCAAATCGCGGTCGTGTTCGGCCTCGCCTTGCTCGCCACCTTGATGACGGCCTCGCCCGGCGTGGCCCTCATCGCCCACTTCACAGGCTTCGCGGTCGGTCTTATCGCGGGACGACTTCACATCCTGCGCGTCGAAACACAAGCTACAAGTAACGACCGGGCGGTACAATAG
- the rpsJ gene encoding 30S ribosomal protein S10, translated as MQQARVRLAGANPSDLDDICDDVREIAEKTGVSLSGPIPLPTKTLEIPTRKSPDGEGTATWEHWEMRVHKRLIDLDADERALRQLMRIQVPNDVSIEIVLED; from the coding sequence ATGCAACAGGCACGAGTCCGACTCGCAGGAGCCAACCCCTCGGACCTCGACGACATCTGCGACGATGTCCGCGAGATAGCCGAGAAAACCGGCGTCTCCCTGAGCGGCCCGATTCCGCTCCCGACGAAGACGCTGGAAATCCCAACTCGCAAGTCCCCTGACGGAGAGGGAACCGCGACGTGGGAACACTGGGAGATGCGCGTCCACAAGCGCCTCATCGACTTAGACGCCGATGAACGCGCGCTTCGACAGTTGATGCGCATTCAGGTTCCGAACGACGTGAGCATCGAAATCGTTCTCGAAGACTAA
- the tuf gene encoding translation elongation factor EF-1 subunit alpha: MSDKPHQNLAIIGHVDHGKSTLVGRLLYETGSVPEHVIEQHKEEAEEKGKGGFEFAYVMDNLAEERERGVTIDIAHQEFDTDDYYFTIVDCPGHRDFVKNMITGASQADNAVLVVAADDGVAPQTQEHVFLARTLGIDELIIAINKMDVVDYSEDSYKDVVSEVKDLLKQVRFNTDDAEFIPISAFEGDNIAEESDNTSWYDGEILLEALNNLEAPEPPTNADLRLPIQDVYTISGIGTVPVGRIETGVLNTGDNVSFQPSDVGGEVKTVEMHHEEVPKAEPGDNVGFNVRGIGKDDIRRGDVCGPADNPPKVAETFKAQLVVMQHPSVITAGYTPVFHAHTAQVACTVEEINHKLDPKTGEVAEENPDFIKSGDAAVVTVRPQKPLSIEPSGEIPELGSFAVRDMGQTIAAGKVLEVNEK, encoded by the coding sequence ATGAGCGACAAACCACACCAGAACTTGGCCATTATCGGCCACGTTGACCACGGTAAGAGCACGCTGGTCGGGCGACTCCTCTACGAGACGGGGAGCGTACCCGAGCACGTCATCGAACAGCACAAAGAAGAAGCCGAAGAGAAAGGCAAAGGTGGATTCGAATTCGCCTACGTGATGGACAACCTCGCAGAAGAGCGAGAACGTGGTGTCACCATCGACATCGCCCACCAAGAGTTCGACACCGACGACTACTACTTCACCATCGTCGACTGTCCGGGTCACCGTGACTTCGTGAAGAACATGATCACGGGTGCCTCGCAGGCAGACAACGCGGTTCTCGTCGTCGCGGCAGACGACGGTGTCGCGCCCCAGACCCAAGAGCACGTCTTCCTCGCTCGTACGCTGGGAATCGACGAGCTCATCATCGCCATCAATAAGATGGACGTCGTCGACTACTCGGAAGACTCCTACAAGGATGTCGTCTCCGAGGTCAAAGACCTGCTCAAGCAGGTTCGATTCAACACCGACGACGCCGAGTTTATCCCGATTTCGGCGTTCGAGGGCGACAACATCGCAGAGGAAAGCGACAACACGTCGTGGTATGACGGCGAAATCCTGCTCGAGGCACTCAACAACCTCGAAGCACCGGAACCGCCAACGAATGCCGACCTCCGTCTGCCAATTCAGGACGTGTACACGATTTCCGGTATCGGTACAGTCCCAGTCGGACGTATCGAGACTGGTGTCCTGAACACGGGCGACAACGTTTCGTTCCAGCCAAGCGACGTCGGCGGCGAAGTCAAGACCGTCGAGATGCACCACGAAGAGGTGCCAAAAGCTGAACCCGGCGACAACGTCGGTTTCAACGTGCGTGGCATCGGCAAGGACGACATCCGTCGCGGTGACGTGTGTGGCCCAGCCGACAACCCGCCAAAGGTCGCAGAGACGTTCAAGGCCCAGCTCGTCGTGATGCAGCACCCGTCCGTCATCACGGCTGGCTACACGCCGGTCTTCCACGCCCATACGGCACAGGTCGCCTGTACCGTCGAGGAAATTAACCACAAGCTCGACCCCAAGACGGGCGAAGTCGCCGAGGAGAACCCAGACTTCATCAAATCCGGTGACGCCGCCGTCGTGACGGTTCGACCACAGAAGCCACTCAGCATCGAGCCGTCCGGCGAAATCCCGGAACTCGGTTCCTTCGCTGTCCGTGACATGGGTCAGACCATCGCGGCCGGTAAAGTCCTCGAAGTCAACGAGAAATAA
- a CDS encoding homoserine dehydrogenase, translating to MKLAVLGAGAVGRSVAELAEDYGHTVTALADSTSAVVDSDGINVDAAVARKNDDETVGTVAPGAAFESEYDVLVEATPTTLGDAQPGFDHARAALESDHHVVLANKGPVAERYDDLRAIEAENDGRVLFEATVGGAIPVLSTIADVGSDNVTAVRGVLNGTANFILSRMAAEGLSYEHVLAEAQDLGVAEADPSFDVDGTDAALKCVILANVLFDGQYTIGDAEVAGIRDLPGSALELASEDGWTIRLVGEVARDGVRVGPRLVPENGTLAVSGTRNIVQFETKHAGRLNISGRGAGGPETASAVLSDVTTLAREE from the coding sequence ATGAAACTCGCAGTGCTCGGCGCGGGTGCGGTCGGTCGCTCGGTCGCGGAACTGGCGGAAGACTACGGTCACACGGTGACGGCGTTGGCCGATTCGACCAGTGCCGTCGTCGATTCTGATGGAATCAATGTAGACGCCGCAGTGGCCCGGAAAAACGACGATGAAACAGTTGGAACGGTCGCCCCGGGCGCCGCTTTCGAGAGCGAATATGACGTGCTGGTCGAAGCCACGCCGACGACGCTCGGCGACGCACAACCGGGATTCGACCACGCGCGTGCGGCACTCGAATCAGATCATCACGTCGTGCTGGCGAACAAAGGGCCGGTCGCCGAGCGATACGACGACCTTCGAGCAATCGAAGCTGAAAACGATGGACGTGTGCTGTTCGAAGCGACGGTCGGCGGCGCAATTCCCGTCCTCTCGACTATCGCGGATGTCGGCTCGGACAACGTCACGGCTGTTCGCGGCGTGCTGAACGGTACCGCGAACTTTATCCTCTCACGGATGGCCGCGGAGGGACTGAGTTACGAACACGTGCTCGCGGAGGCCCAAGACCTCGGTGTCGCGGAGGCAGACCCCTCATTTGATGTGGATGGTACCGACGCCGCATTGAAATGCGTCATCCTTGCGAACGTGCTGTTCGACGGACAGTACACCATCGGCGATGCGGAGGTTGCGGGTATCCGTGACCTTCCCGGAAGCGCGCTCGAACTGGCGAGCGAAGATGGCTGGACGATTCGATTGGTCGGTGAAGTCGCGCGCGATGGCGTTCGAGTCGGGCCGCGACTCGTGCCGGAAAACGGAACGCTCGCGGTTTCCGGCACGCGCAACATCGTTCAGTTCGAGACGAAACATGCAGGCCGACTCAATATCAGTGGACGCGGCGCAGGTGGCCCGGAAACTGCGTCGGCAGTGCTATCCGACGTGACGACGTTAGCACGGGAGGAATGA
- a CDS encoding amino acid-binding protein gives MADHDGHVQAYTVRLELADEPGELLHALEPIAEHGGNLLSVFHERGSLTPRGHIPVEVDLECPPDRFDAIVSALREASVNVIRAGAERYDEEITVVLTGHIIDTDISDTLSRITTESNTSVVDISLSAPEGTSDVSSARLRLATDSADTGDVLDTVAQIADEKELRVIAPLTEREVTA, from the coding sequence ATGGCCGACCACGATGGGCACGTGCAAGCGTACACGGTTCGGTTGGAACTCGCCGACGAACCGGGCGAACTGCTTCACGCCCTTGAACCGATAGCCGAACACGGCGGTAACTTACTAAGCGTCTTTCACGAACGCGGTTCGCTCACGCCGCGGGGACACATTCCGGTCGAAGTCGATCTGGAATGTCCGCCCGACCGATTCGACGCTATCGTTTCCGCACTGCGCGAAGCGAGCGTGAACGTCATCCGCGCCGGAGCCGAGCGATACGACGAAGAAATAACCGTCGTCTTGACAGGGCACATCATCGACACCGATATTTCGGACACCCTTTCGCGGATTACGACCGAATCGAACACGTCGGTCGTTGATATTTCCCTTTCCGCGCCCGAGGGAACCAGCGACGTGTCCAGCGCGCGACTCCGACTTGCCACCGATTCCGCGGACACGGGAGACGTTCTCGATACGGTGGCACAGATTGCGGACGAAAAGGAACTGCGCGTCATCGCTCCGCTGACGGAACGTGAGGTGACGGCATGA